A single genomic interval of Staphylococcus hyicus harbors:
- a CDS encoding CobW family GTP-binding protein gives MLNNKTKITIVNGFLGSGKTTFLSKYMPQILKNDEKVALIVNEFGNFDMDSQLLDHIHHKVSLMHGCVCCDLQTELVSTIHHLIAHNQIEHIVIEATGIANPIDMLMACEDPLISNRVFSPLVITIVSALDMCHKASFSVAKQQLIEDQMRASHYIIINKIDVLKNEAQQSEIVREAQKYAPQSQIILTSYGELSQTLVYDNTTQKSFSQTQGHPIFQSLTYTFQGPIDQEAFVTFVLKFPETIHRVKGFIKFRGQSQNTMAFQYAPPVPSIENIGDSNLPLTLVFIGEHLDKVKLRNQLDMLQFS, from the coding sequence ATGTTAAATAATAAAACAAAAATTACAATTGTAAATGGTTTTTTAGGGAGCGGAAAAACCACATTCCTAAGTAAGTATATGCCCCAAATATTAAAAAACGATGAGAAAGTTGCGCTTATTGTTAATGAATTCGGTAACTTTGATATGGATAGTCAACTTTTGGACCATATCCATCATAAGGTGTCGTTAATGCATGGTTGTGTTTGTTGCGATTTGCAAACTGAACTCGTGAGTACCATACACCATTTAATCGCACATAATCAAATAGAACACATCGTAATTGAAGCGACAGGCATCGCAAATCCTATTGATATGCTTATGGCATGTGAGGATCCTTTAATTTCAAATCGAGTTTTCTCTCCACTTGTGATTACGATTGTTTCAGCGTTGGATATGTGTCACAAAGCATCTTTTAGCGTAGCGAAACAACAACTGATTGAGGATCAAATGCGTGCGAGTCATTATATCATCATTAATAAAATAGACGTGTTAAAAAATGAGGCACAACAATCAGAAATTGTTCGTGAGGCACAAAAGTATGCACCACAAAGTCAAATTATTTTAACGTCATATGGTGAATTATCACAGACGCTAGTTTATGATAACACTACCCAAAAATCTTTTTCTCAAACACAAGGACATCCAATTTTTCAAAGTTTAACATATACATTCCAAGGACCAATTGATCAAGAAGCGTTTGTCACTTTTGTTTTAAAGTTCCCTGAAACAATACATAGAGTAAAAGGATTTATTAAATTTAGAGGGCAATCGCAGAACACAATGGCTTTTCAATATGCGCCACCAGTACCTTCAATAGAAAATATTGGCGATAGTAATCTACCGTTGACACTTGTATTTATTGGAGAGCATTTAGATAAAGTAAAATTAAGAAATCAGTTAGATATGTTACAATTTAGCTAA
- a CDS encoding amino acid ABC transporter ATP-binding/permease protein: MERDKNNHLSHTLNIKWNRDIILAIILGVLGSSVALAMFFLSGYMITESALGAPLFALMGLIVTVKLFGFMRAVTRYYERLFSHRATFTMLRDVRVYFYQALIPIVPNVFRQFKTSDLLGRMVSQIEALQNIYLRVYYPPIVMSLTGGLTICVLLYFSVWHALTLLIVMSLSLWLIPWLSAKRATVIKKDIDDTYQKLMHRYFDYILGYDELMRFNQNQSYEGRLLRTEEALSNAEYQEQMFHIVYQYVLNIISMIAIWGSVCLIIIQVNAGTFDPVYATSIVLMLLTLFEQHVMMSQVAYYKSETDEATHQLNDVMSVAQLDEGKDRIEVEQIEMRASLFCLKNVYHQFPTQQRATLKGVHLNIKKGDHIAILGTSGSGKTTLLNILLGLYPISKGHMTIGGKPHFHRTHWLTQVNPLLQDAQFFDGTVKDNLLSSCNEVDCLNALRKVGLDHIPLSREVTLNKNALSGGEFQRLAIARLWLKQAPVWILDEPTKGIDAKRVVHIMQQIHDTAETLIVATHNLDILRDFDAVYKIEEGILTRVDPESLSVNA; the protein is encoded by the coding sequence ATGGAACGTGACAAAAACAATCATTTAAGTCACACATTAAATATAAAATGGAATCGGGATATTATATTGGCTATCATTTTAGGGGTTTTAGGGAGTAGTGTAGCCCTAGCTATGTTTTTTTTAAGTGGTTATATGATTACAGAGAGTGCACTAGGGGCGCCATTGTTTGCACTCATGGGGCTAATTGTGACAGTAAAGTTATTTGGTTTTATGCGCGCAGTGACACGCTATTATGAACGCTTATTCTCACATCGCGCAACATTTACGATGTTGCGTGATGTTCGAGTGTATTTCTATCAAGCCCTAATTCCAATCGTGCCAAACGTCTTTAGACAATTTAAAACGAGTGATTTATTGGGACGAATGGTGTCACAAATTGAAGCTTTGCAAAACATATATTTACGTGTTTATTACCCGCCAATTGTCATGAGTTTAACGGGTGGGCTCACAATATGTGTATTATTGTATTTTTCAGTTTGGCATGCACTCACACTTTTAATTGTGATGAGTTTATCGTTATGGTTGATTCCGTGGTTGAGTGCAAAACGTGCAACAGTTATAAAAAAAGATATCGATGACACTTATCAAAAACTCATGCATCGCTATTTTGATTATATTCTTGGATATGATGAATTGATGCGATTTAATCAAAATCAATCTTATGAGGGACGCTTATTACGTACAGAAGAGGCATTAAGTAATGCAGAATATCAAGAACAAATGTTTCATATTGTCTATCAATATGTATTAAATATAATCAGTATGATTGCGATTTGGGGCTCCGTGTGTTTAATTATCATACAAGTGAATGCGGGGACATTTGATCCGGTTTATGCTACAAGTATTGTGTTGATGCTACTGACCTTATTTGAACAACATGTTATGATGAGCCAAGTGGCATATTATAAAAGTGAAACTGATGAAGCCACACATCAATTAAATGACGTCATGTCTGTAGCGCAATTGGATGAAGGGAAGGATCGCATTGAAGTAGAGCAAATTGAGATGCGCGCGTCATTATTTTGTCTAAAAAATGTGTATCACCAATTTCCAACACAACAACGGGCGACTTTAAAGGGTGTTCATCTTAATATTAAGAAAGGCGATCATATTGCCATTTTAGGTACATCTGGGTCTGGAAAAACGACATTATTAAATATTTTATTGGGTTTATATCCGATTTCTAAAGGTCATATGACTATTGGGGGTAAACCTCATTTTCATCGAACGCATTGGCTTACACAAGTAAATCCTCTTCTACAAGATGCGCAATTCTTTGATGGGACAGTTAAAGATAATTTATTGTCATCATGTAATGAGGTGGACTGTCTCAATGCTTTGAGAAAAGTTGGATTAGACCATATTCCTTTATCGAGAGAAGTAACATTAAACAAAAACGCTTTATCTGGGGGAGAATTTCAAAGGTTGGCCATTGCACGGCTATGGTTAAAACAAGCACCTGTATGGATTTTAGATGAGCCGACAAAAGGTATAGATGCCAAAAGGGTAGTGCATATAATGCAACAAATTCATGATACTGCAGAAACACTTATCGTAGCTACACATAACTTAGATATATTACGTGATTTCGATGCTGTTTATAAAATAGAAGAAGGCATATTAACACGTGTGGACCCTGAGTCACTTAGCGTTAATGCATAA
- a CDS encoding aldo/keto reductase has translation MEKIAINQHVSYSKIIQGFYRADRWHMSTQQLNTYIHQLVERGITTMDHADIYGKYTVERKFGDALKLSPQIRDEIEIVTKCGIVQPNDMYPNQTAHRYDLSKKHIQRSVNQSLQNFGVDYIDTLLIHRPSPLMKPCEITEALQDLVNAGKVKSFGVSNFRRSQYELLNDCLKDDRFHIAVNQVEISPYHLNAFHDGTIDDMYKDDVTLMAWGPFAGGKLFDMNDEKATRVFPVLERLATRYHTKVEAIIVAWFSKHPASILPILGTHQIERIDHAIQGLNITLNDQDWFDIYTAAQGYDIP, from the coding sequence GTGGAAAAAATAGCGATAAACCAACACGTGTCTTATTCTAAAATTATTCAAGGATTTTATCGTGCCGATCGTTGGCATATGTCGACTCAACAATTAAACACGTATATTCATCAGTTGGTTGAACGTGGTATTACTACAATGGATCATGCCGACATCTATGGCAAATACACGGTTGAACGCAAGTTTGGAGATGCATTAAAGTTATCACCTCAAATAAGAGATGAAATTGAAATAGTAACGAAGTGCGGTATTGTACAGCCGAATGATATGTATCCAAACCAAACTGCACACCGATATGATTTAAGCAAAAAGCATATTCAACGTTCTGTTAACCAATCATTACAAAATTTTGGTGTAGATTATATAGACACTTTACTTATTCATCGGCCATCGCCTTTAATGAAACCGTGTGAGATAACGGAAGCGTTACAAGATTTAGTCAACGCGGGTAAAGTGAAATCGTTTGGCGTATCTAACTTTAGACGATCACAGTATGAATTGCTTAATGATTGTTTAAAAGATGATCGCTTTCATATAGCGGTAAATCAAGTTGAAATATCCCCTTATCATCTAAATGCATTTCATGATGGAACGATTGATGATATGTATAAAGATGATGTGACTTTAATGGCTTGGGGGCCTTTTGCAGGTGGAAAACTCTTTGATATGAATGATGAAAAAGCAACACGAGTGTTTCCTGTATTAGAGCGCCTCGCAACACGCTACCATACAAAAGTGGAAGCTATCATTGTTGCATGGTTTAGCAAACACCCAGCGTCTATTTTACCTATTTTAGGGACGCATCAAATTGAACGAATTGATCACGCGATTCAAGGGTTGAATATTACGTTAAATGACCAGGATTGGTTCGATATTTATACTGCTGCCCAAGGCTATGATATACCCTAA
- a CDS encoding DUF1361 domain-containing protein, giving the protein MQARYIARLLYVVLIVTTFIIPNHFKFLLLNLTLAYIPLELAYLLKLFVPKRFFEWPLFVIYLVIFILMLPNTFYMVTDLIHLNQFSFSFLSGLVLKEWIHFGLLITSILFAVYCFFLIALELYHLPFPLWTRYCILLGMTLLNGLGIYIGRFLRFHSVHIINNPFSVVLSTLKSIDPPALTFIGLMALIQCVLLICLKGVRTQS; this is encoded by the coding sequence ATGCAAGCACGTTATATCGCCCGCCTTTTATATGTTGTATTAATTGTCACAACGTTCATCATTCCGAACCATTTCAAATTTCTGTTATTGAACTTGACACTCGCTTACATACCTTTGGAACTTGCATATCTTCTTAAATTATTTGTACCCAAGCGTTTTTTCGAATGGCCATTATTTGTTATTTATCTTGTGATCTTTATACTCATGTTGCCGAATACTTTTTATATGGTGACAGACCTCATTCATTTGAATCAATTTTCATTTAGCTTTTTATCAGGCTTGGTTCTCAAAGAATGGATTCATTTTGGATTATTGATTACAAGTATTTTATTCGCAGTATACTGTTTTTTTCTGATTGCATTAGAACTCTATCACTTACCCTTTCCATTGTGGACACGATACTGCATCTTATTGGGTATGACGTTACTCAACGGATTGGGGATTTATATAGGCCGTTTTTTAAGATTTCATAGTGTCCATATTATAAACAATCCGTTTTCTGTCGTTTTATCTACATTAAAATCCATTGATCCACCAGCGCTTACTTTTATTGGATTGATGGCACTCATACAATGCGTATTACTCATTTGCTTGAAAGGAGTAAGAACACAATCATGA
- a CDS encoding CPBP family intramembrane glutamic endopeptidase, producing MTPLCKFFADDFTVTKAPYGQALVKGLLFAILLIFGFEISNYTPQHAIWALISFILICTILFIMQRFGIKLLSFQVLKSGDWLLVIMSLLFMLGLDSLFDHFIDANNKNDASIDADFKDVPTWAAIFSLAIIPAVTEEIVMRGIMMRVFFRNHLFIGMIVSSLIFAWLHEADSLIGYLPYFYAGIIFALVYLKTKRIEAAILVHFFNNLLSTLFI from the coding sequence ATGACTCCACTATGCAAGTTTTTCGCTGATGACTTTACAGTTACAAAAGCACCTTATGGACAAGCATTGGTTAAAGGATTACTCTTTGCGATATTGTTAATCTTTGGGTTTGAGATTAGTAACTATACCCCTCAGCATGCGATATGGGCACTCATTTCATTTATTTTAATATGTACCATCCTTTTCATCATGCAACGTTTTGGCATTAAATTATTGTCATTTCAAGTATTAAAATCAGGCGATTGGCTTTTAGTCATCATGTCGCTGTTATTTATGCTCGGTTTAGATAGTCTCTTCGACCACTTTATAGATGCCAATAACAAAAATGATGCAAGTATTGACGCGGATTTCAAAGATGTTCCTACTTGGGCAGCAATTTTTAGTCTTGCGATTATTCCTGCTGTAACTGAAGAAATTGTGATGCGTGGAATTATGATGCGTGTATTTTTTAGAAATCATTTATTTATAGGCATGATAGTGTCCAGCCTCATATTTGCGTGGCTACATGAAGCAGATTCATTAATTGGGTATCTCCCATACTTTTATGCCGGCATAATTTTTGCACTCGTATATTTAAAAACGAAACGAATAGAAGCAGCCATACTTGTGCATTTCTTTAACAACTTATTGAGTACACTTTTTATTTAA
- a CDS encoding MarR family winged helix-turn-helix transcriptional regulator codes for MSDHLNLKEQVCFSLYNAQRQVNRYYSNKIFKKYNLTYPQFLVLEILWNQSPVNVKKVVTDLALDTGTVSPLLKRMEQIDLIKRERSEIDQREVYVHLTEKSESMKPELENASKTVAEASSLDPDEIKELNRLLDKIITAFSESK; via the coding sequence ATGTCTGATCATCTTAATTTAAAAGAGCAAGTATGTTTTAGTTTGTATAACGCACAACGTCAAGTGAATCGTTATTATTCAAACAAAATTTTCAAAAAGTACAACTTAACGTATCCACAATTTCTTGTTTTAGAAATCCTTTGGAATCAGTCACCTGTTAATGTTAAAAAAGTTGTAACAGACCTTGCGTTAGATACAGGTACTGTCTCACCCTTATTGAAACGAATGGAGCAAATCGATTTAATTAAAAGAGAACGTTCTGAAATCGATCAACGTGAAGTATACGTACATCTTACTGAGAAAAGTGAAAGTATGAAACCCGAATTAGAAAATGCTTCTAAAACTGTTGCTGAGGCATCTTCACTTGATCCCGATGAAATCAAAGAATTGAACCGTTTACTTGATAAAATCATTACTGCTTTTAGTGAATCAAAATAA
- a CDS encoding ABC transporter ATP-binding protein/permease produces the protein MKWLHSWLKQYKHFALLLSVTNITLALVIITQNVTIAMILNELLLKHSHYWQALLVILGVALILRATLLMLNDWLGARLSDHVKRTIRRQLLQLQTHQSVGTRLAIATETLKEMLPFYKTYLPQLFKSTLIPLSIIITMFFINIPTAIIMIITAPFIPMFYIIFGLKTRDAAKNQMTFLNQFSQRFVNLTRGLVTLKLFQRSDQAIQKIEYESTQFRDKTMIILKSAFLSGLMLDFISMLGIGLVALEVGLSLIVFERISFLTAVIALILAPEFYNAIKDLGQAFHVGKESEGASEIIQNVLQTGTNDPVASQKIMPQSALICLHKVSYRYPNTTKYAIKDIQAQINEGDHIALVGPSGAGKTTLVRILSGESKVTEGNITFSKHVNIGYLSQNPYIFNATIAENITLFKDVDDTAILAVLEEVALGNKIKQFKAGIHTRIGEGGEMLSGGEMRRIELARVLMLNPDLIILDEPTTGLDRSTAHQIQHVLQYHFSHITQVTIAHRHTSLSHANRRWYIEDGRLLKDDHHITTEI, from the coding sequence ATGAAGTGGCTTCACAGTTGGTTGAAACAATACAAGCATTTTGCACTGCTTTTAAGTGTGACAAATATTACATTGGCTCTCGTTATTATTACCCAAAATGTAACGATTGCAATGATATTAAATGAATTATTATTAAAACATAGTCATTATTGGCAAGCACTACTCGTAATTTTAGGAGTGGCATTGATACTTAGAGCAACACTATTAATGTTGAACGATTGGCTAGGGGCACGTCTAAGTGATCATGTTAAACGAACGATACGTCGACAATTACTTCAATTACAAACGCATCAATCGGTAGGGACGCGTCTTGCCATTGCGACAGAAACATTAAAAGAGATGTTACCTTTTTATAAAACATATTTACCACAACTGTTTAAATCGACTTTAATTCCGTTGAGTATCATTATAACGATGTTTTTTATCAATATACCCACAGCTATAATCATGATTATAACGGCACCATTTATTCCGATGTTTTATATTATTTTTGGTTTGAAAACACGTGATGCTGCGAAAAATCAAATGACATTTTTAAATCAATTTAGTCAACGATTTGTTAATTTAACGCGTGGTTTAGTCACTTTAAAGTTATTTCAACGTTCAGATCAAGCGATACAAAAAATAGAGTATGAAAGTACACAATTCCGTGATAAAACGATGATTATTTTAAAAAGTGCCTTTTTATCTGGATTAATGCTTGATTTTATAAGTATGCTAGGTATCGGACTCGTGGCGTTAGAAGTAGGGCTGAGTTTAATTGTATTCGAGCGCATTTCCTTTTTAACTGCGGTCATTGCTTTAATTCTAGCACCTGAGTTTTATAATGCGATTAAAGATTTAGGGCAAGCGTTCCATGTAGGTAAAGAAAGTGAAGGCGCGAGTGAGATTATTCAAAATGTTCTTCAAACTGGGACAAATGACCCCGTCGCTTCACAAAAAATAATGCCGCAATCTGCTTTAATATGCCTTCATAAGGTCTCTTATCGCTATCCCAATACGACAAAATATGCAATTAAGGACATCCAGGCACAAATTAATGAGGGGGACCATATTGCGCTTGTAGGACCGAGTGGCGCTGGGAAAACGACACTTGTACGGATACTCTCAGGAGAATCCAAGGTGACAGAGGGAAACATTACCTTTTCAAAGCATGTTAATATTGGTTATTTATCACAAAACCCTTATATTTTTAATGCAACAATTGCTGAAAATATCACACTTTTTAAAGACGTTGATGATACCGCGATTTTAGCTGTGCTTGAAGAAGTTGCATTAGGAAACAAAATCAAACAATTTAAAGCAGGCATTCATACACGCATAGGAGAAGGTGGCGAAATGCTCTCAGGAGGGGAAATGCGGCGTATTGAACTTGCCAGAGTATTGATGTTAAATCCGGATCTTATTATTTTAGACGAACCAACAACTGGTTTAGATCGTAGCACAGCGCATCAAATCCAACATGTGTTGCAATATCATTTTTCGCATATTACACAGGTGACAATTGCACATCGTCACACGTCATTATCACATGCTAATCGACGTTGGTATATAGAAGATGGACGATTATTGAAAGATGATCACCACATCACTACAGAGATTTAA
- a CDS encoding DoxX family protein, with translation MKLGMLLIRWMLATSFLVHGTLKFVDLDGTIHFLGSLGLPPTIAVLMSIGEVVGGVMLIAGILTPYVNVFYISVMLGSIFTLKLSRGYVSGFEFEIIHIVMNLACICSYKWNKWIQFY, from the coding sequence ATGAAACTAGGTATGTTATTAATACGTTGGATGCTTGCGACTTCTTTTTTAGTACATGGCACATTAAAATTTGTTGATTTAGATGGTACGATTCACTTTTTAGGATCGCTTGGCTTACCACCTACTATAGCTGTCTTAATGTCTATTGGTGAGGTCGTAGGGGGTGTCATGCTGATTGCAGGTATTTTAACGCCATATGTAAACGTGTTTTATATTAGCGTGATGTTAGGTTCTATTTTCACATTAAAATTAAGTCGCGGTTATGTGAGCGGTTTTGAATTTGAAATTATTCATATCGTGATGAACTTAGCTTGTATCTGCAGTTATAAATGGAATAAATGGATACAATTTTATTGA
- the mdh gene encoding malate dehydrogenase, whose amino-acid sequence MKRKKVTIVGSGHTGATLAFIIATRDIADVVLVDREKNEAQIKGKTLDMLQSGSILGFDTHVTSTVDYEKTADSDVVVITAGVPRKPGMSRDELIQINEQVMVEVTKQIVTYSPECKIIVLTNPVDAMTYTVFKHSGFSSERVMGQSGVLDSARFNTFVAEALNVSVNDVHGIVLGGHGDTMVPLIRHCHVNGVPITELLSKEKIEEIVKRTQVGGAEIVKLLGDGSAYYAPSAAVFEMIEAIILDKKRVLPTIAYCDGAYGLEDLCIGVPTIVGANGIEKIIELNLTDTEQEQFNHSAGAVSALKSTLKSVHNT is encoded by the coding sequence ATGAAACGTAAAAAAGTAACGATTGTAGGTTCAGGTCATACTGGTGCTACATTAGCTTTTATTATAGCTACACGTGATATTGCAGACGTTGTTTTAGTTGACCGTGAGAAGAATGAAGCACAAATTAAAGGGAAAACGTTAGATATGTTGCAAAGTGGTTCTATTTTAGGTTTTGATACGCATGTGACGTCCACTGTAGATTATGAAAAGACTGCGGATTCGGATGTCGTAGTAATAACGGCAGGAGTGCCGCGTAAACCAGGCATGTCGAGAGACGAATTGATTCAAATCAATGAGCAAGTGATGGTGGAAGTCACGAAACAGATTGTAACTTATTCGCCAGAATGTAAAATCATAGTGTTAACGAACCCAGTTGATGCCATGACATATACTGTTTTCAAACACTCTGGATTTTCTAGTGAACGCGTGATGGGGCAATCTGGAGTGCTTGATTCTGCAAGGTTTAATACATTTGTTGCTGAAGCACTGAATGTGTCGGTTAATGATGTTCACGGAATTGTATTAGGGGGGCATGGCGATACAATGGTACCACTCATTCGTCACTGCCACGTCAATGGTGTTCCTATAACGGAATTACTATCTAAAGAAAAAATTGAGGAAATAGTGAAACGTACACAAGTAGGTGGCGCTGAAATTGTAAAGCTACTTGGTGATGGCTCGGCTTATTATGCCCCTTCAGCAGCAGTGTTTGAAATGATTGAAGCGATCATTTTAGATAAAAAACGCGTGTTACCTACCATTGCATATTGCGACGGTGCATACGGTTTGGAAGATTTATGTATTGGTGTTCCTACAATTGTAGGTGCGAACGGAATTGAAAAAATAATTGAACTCAATCTTACCGATACGGAACAAGAACAATTTAATCATTCGGCAGGTGCCGTAAGTGCGTTAAAGTCTACGTTAAAGAGTGTTCACAACACATAA
- a CDS encoding CPBP family intramembrane glutamic endopeptidase — protein sequence MNKYDTQRPVWRDLLGFVIYFFVPMIFGFIVYLIAPSSFNPNEAQPKFFILTSLFTCLSVITFFVWSHRRHLKANLVQRLRELKSQIKAMFIAYILYAMITILMAYALKFLPKAWQFNTTTNQKAILELFQDKAWLPLVFILLVILTPITEELLFRHVIIGELGKKLGVWVMGAISVLVFAMLHVAQAKSPFEILPYITMGLLFVIMYIRSNCNIAVSIALHMLVNAMAFLGIILQSMA from the coding sequence ATGAATAAATACGATACGCAACGGCCCGTATGGAGAGATTTATTAGGTTTTGTAATTTATTTTTTTGTCCCAATGATTTTCGGTTTTATTGTCTATTTAATCGCACCATCGTCATTCAATCCTAATGAGGCGCAACCAAAATTTTTCATATTAACGAGCTTATTTACTTGTTTATCTGTGATTACTTTCTTTGTTTGGTCACATCGACGCCACCTAAAAGCAAACCTAGTTCAGCGTTTACGTGAACTAAAATCTCAAATAAAAGCTATGTTTATTGCATATATTCTGTATGCTATGATTACAATTTTGATGGCGTATGCACTTAAATTTTTACCTAAAGCCTGGCAGTTTAATACAACAACGAATCAAAAAGCCATTCTCGAATTATTTCAAGATAAAGCTTGGCTCCCTCTCGTATTTATTTTATTAGTGATTTTAACGCCTATTACTGAGGAATTATTATTCAGACATGTTATTATCGGTGAACTTGGAAAGAAACTGGGCGTGTGGGTGATGGGCGCTATTTCAGTTCTTGTATTTGCTATGCTCCATGTAGCACAAGCCAAATCACCATTTGAAATTCTTCCATACATAACAATGGGATTACTTTTCGTCATCATGTATATTCGCTCAAACTGCAATATTGCTGTTTCAATTGCTTTACATATGCTCGTAAATGCGATGGCATTTCTTGGTATTATCTTGCAAAGTATGGCATAA
- a CDS encoding undecaprenyl-diphosphate phosphatase encodes MLFLELLKALVLGIVEGLTEFAPVSSTGHMILVDDMWLKSTQFLGSESAFTFKVVIQLGSVFAAAWVFRHKYFEMLHIGKYAPEVQKGRRSKPRRLKITHILVGMIPAGILGVLFDDFIEKHLFSVPTVLIGLFLGAIYMIIADKFSRGVRNPKNVDEINYFQAFVIGLSQAIAMWPGFSRSGSTISTGVLMKMDHKSASDFTFMMAVPIMMAASGLSLLKNFSYIHLSHIPFYIIGFLAAFIFGLLSIKLFLSLIQRVKLLPFAIYRIVLVVVIAVVYYGIIK; translated from the coding sequence ATGCTATTTTTGGAATTGCTTAAGGCATTAGTGCTTGGTATTGTTGAAGGTTTAACAGAATTTGCACCTGTTTCTTCAACAGGCCATATGATTTTAGTTGATGATATGTGGTTAAAATCCACACAATTTTTAGGTTCTGAATCTGCCTTTACATTTAAAGTGGTGATTCAATTAGGATCCGTTTTTGCTGCAGCTTGGGTATTTAGGCATAAATATTTTGAAATGCTTCACATTGGAAAATATGCCCCAGAAGTGCAAAAAGGTCGTCGTTCAAAACCTCGACGTTTAAAAATCACGCACATTTTAGTAGGGATGATTCCAGCGGGTATTTTAGGGGTATTATTTGACGACTTTATTGAAAAACATCTCTTTAGCGTACCAACCGTATTAATCGGATTATTTTTAGGTGCGATTTATATGATTATCGCTGATAAATTTAGCCGGGGGGTACGTAATCCTAAAAATGTAGATGAAATTAATTATTTCCAAGCATTTGTTATTGGGCTTTCTCAAGCCATTGCGATGTGGCCTGGATTTTCCCGTTCAGGGTCTACCATCTCTACAGGGGTATTAATGAAAATGGATCATAAATCCGCATCAGATTTCACATTTATGATGGCTGTACCAATCATGATGGCTGCGAGTGGTTTGTCTTTATTAAAAAACTTTAGTTATATTCATTTATCACACATTCCATTTTATATTATTGGTTTTCTTGCAGCATTTATTTTTGGTTTATTATCTATTAAATTATTCCTATCGTTAATACAGCGTGTCAAATTACTGCCATTTGCAATTTATCGAATCGTTCTTGTTGTTGTCATTGCAGTAGTTTATTATGGCATCATAAAATAA